In the genome of Impatiens glandulifera chromosome 6, dImpGla2.1, whole genome shotgun sequence, the window cgatttataattattttggttaGTTTTTCGCTTTTGCTTACGCCCCTATTTGAaagtagggatgacaatgggacAGATTAGGACATAGACTATGAATTCTAGCAGGGCATCGTTATATCAattaacttaaaactcttataaaatataaaaaataaataagtatatattaatgaaattatatatttaattttgttaattagtaTTTGGGTTGAGATCAAGACAaagacacaaatatcattcccGCACGATTAAAACAGGAAAAAACTGCTCATAACGGGGAGATCGAGGCGGGGACATAAATATCATTCTCGCCCCATTCCAGTTAACCCGGGGAAAAACCTCTCATAATGGGATGAGATTGAGGCGatgacacaaatatcatccttATTCCATTCTTAGTTAACTACTGATCAAATCAGGAAGAAAACCATCCATAACGGGGTGAGCTAGGAAGCACGGATACAGGTGCGTGAGTGCGGGTGCGCAGTGCGGGGATACACCGATTcggcaaaatttaaaaaaataaagatttggGTGCGGGGATacgtcatataaaatataattatataattatataaattataagtacaCAAAGTTACAATATGACTTCCATATTGCCATCAGTCTTAATAATCTTGTAAAAACATTGCTTCAAACTCCGGCTCATCTAGTGAAAGGCTAGATATTTCAAGTTCTTTGGCACCATCAAGCGAATCAAATCGGTCACCTCCTACATCCCACAACCTTGATTGCCCTTGCTTGTAATGTTCATTCGTTCTTGAATAACCTAAAGTTGTTGTGCACAAAAACTAAATCTTTCGCTCGTTTTGGCAGTATCTTATTCCTTCGAATTGAGTGAATAAAGGAATATGTGCTCCAATTTCGCTcacaacaagaagaagaacaaagttGGCATAATAGTTTCAATTGAGATTAGGTTTTTTAATTTGGGGGTTGAGGCTCatagtcatatttaatatttgagggtttttttaatttgggtttttttaaatattttggaaCTCATATTTAATGAATATGCCATTCCCGCACCCCGTACCCCTCACCTTCGATTATGGGATACGCCACGTAGCGCACCCCGTACGCACTCCCAGCCGCACCCCCGAAGCACCCGGTGCGCAGTGCGCTACAGAAATGAAGCACCCATGCATCCTAGGGGATGAGATTAAGGCTGAGGACACAAATACTATTTCGTCCAATCTAATCAACTTTGGGGGGAAAAACCAACCATAGGCCATAACTGGTGAGATTGAGGTGGTGGACACAAATGTTAACAATAATAATGGTCATCCCAAGCTCATTATTGGTAGGgccattttatcatttttttaggaATAAAACGTCGTCGTATAGGAGTGGGCTCCATTAGCCCCCACCTCCTTCAAAATGGCGTTTATTTCCTTCCATTAATTATAACCGCCTCTTCCTCTTCATTCTACACAGTTCATCAGACTATTCTCCTCCCTCCTcactctctctcacacacacgcACACAGTGAATCCATCCGTACACACGCAAATTCTTATGCATTCTACAATGATGAATGTAACTGAAGTAGAATGGAAGCCAATCTTCAAAACAAACAGCAACAACGAGATCGTCAGTGGAAACTACAGTTATCCGTATAAAAAAGAGGTGGAGAAGCGACGATTGTTTCTTCAAAGTTACCAATTCAGTAGGAAGAAAACGATTGCGGAAAGGATTCGAGGTTCGTTCTTTCGAGTGAAGCGGTTCGTTTCTATACGGTTCCGTACCGCTAAGAAGATCCGGAAACTACTCTGGTTAATTAAGTTCCGTTACGGTATCTTCTTCTCCATTCGACGACGGAGAAGGTTCGTTCGACTTCATAATACTATCAGGAAGAAGACTAGTAGTAATAGATCATTTTCTTGCTTATGGTAGAATTTATAAGTTGATAGATCATAGATGATTCTCTTTTCAGATTCTTTGTTTCTTTTGTTATGATCGTACTGAAACTGTTTCGAATCGTAGTTAATTTTGAAGTGAAATTAGAGCAAGATCTTGATCTATCTCTGTGTTGAATATCTGCTGCTAATCCTCAATTTGTGAGCATTTTTTGCTATAATTTCTTGAGATGAAACTAGAATCCAGAGGCGGAAATTACAGATCCATGACTAGAGAGGAGAGATTCTCTTGGAGTTTTCTTCATTTGGTAAGTATATTTTTGACTGAGATTATGAATTTATGTTGATGTTCTTCTTCATTGAATCAACAATATAGAGATTATGAATCTATGTATGAATTATGATGCTATATatggtttaattaatattgaattatgTCAATATTCTGATCAGATTTTTACTATTGGATTACTTTCCATCCATAGGCTATGCTAAAGAAAGAGTGAGTTCTCTTCAAGCTTAGTCGCAAAAAAATGACCTAGCTAGATATCCCGTCTTAAATCTCGGTAAGTTTCGTATCTGGTTAAATTGGTTGAGTTATGAGTGTGTTTATGAGCTATGTCCTTAACCCGAAGAAAAGGTTTAAACCCGAAGATGCACATTTAGTTGAGTTATGAGTGTGTTTATGAACTATGTCCTTAACCCGAAAGGAATGAGTTGAACCCGAAGATGCTCGTCTACATCCAGGTTTGATCATTTATGTGAGTTATTTCTAATTATGCTAATGATTTTGTAAGAGCCTAGTTCAATTGTTctatttgaatcattttttttaaatggactTTTCTAAagtgttttaaaaatgtttcaaacaaataatttgttaGAAGTTTAGAAAGCTAATggatatatcatatatattcttgaaaaaaaaaatattatccaaTTTGAAGGTTTGAAATGgttatctctttttatttttatttagatatctCAAAGTAGAAAGATTATTGAataagatattaattttttagtaaaaacTTTCATAAGAAAGTGTGAGGGATACAAATAAGAAGGATTGTTATAATATActcttttgaaattaaaatatggcATTTTATAATAGTGGCGTGTGcattaaaaaattatggttTATTGTATTGTAATAAAAGAGTTTAATTatcatcattttaaaaattatgtgataatattttgaaaggtagttatttacttaaaattatatatgttaaagaATAAAGATGAAAGTGAGAGATGTTAATGAGAGGTAGTTAGTATCATTAATTATATGATAgtgacaaaataatattaatgtatcatatattaaataatatttaatggaAATAGATACACTTCAGTACTCCACCCTTAAAAATAGAAACttttaacatatattaaaaatatatatcaaaaatttaTATGGCCAAATTTTTggtaattcataaaaattaatcgtttttatttttggaaaaatttattattcaaaatatttatttaaaaataacaatatgaGAGAAATCTTGTATTTTATCAATGATGCCGATGAAGGATTCATCGTGAACAAGCAAAATAGTAATTGGAAGCgatgataattattttatagctAAGTAATTTGCGATTTCTTTTTATACCCCAACATCCTAATAATTTATTGATGTATTCAAATTGTCACTATATAGCTTTTGAATCTGGACGAAATTTGAATCCACAGTAGAAGtaagtttttatatctataaaaacaattatcatCTTCGCTTGTTTCTAATAAATTCATTATCGGATAAAATATAGACGAGACTACGGAGACCAACTTTCAATTCATCTTAGATGTGAAGATAATAATTTTACgcagaaatatatattttttaattattattgacttaaaattttcacCATAGAATTGTTAGAATTGTCACCGAAATTAGCACATTCGTTAGTATTTTCtttattcaatttcttttagaaataatacttttaaaactATTCAACATATTAAGTAGACCTGTCATATGAATAGTCAGGGTTGACCTTGGGATTTGAAATCACTTATGaaaaaaacctaattaaatattcaaatattttttatttacattttctcTCATCTTTTTATTTCaggtatttaaaatttaaatgatagtaattttaaacttataaaaactaattatataataaattaagtcaaacaattattttatctaaaaccCATCCAAAACCAAAAAATTAACTCCAAGATCAATCAAACTCTAAGTTAGGCTTGTGATAAATTTTAGTTTCaataaatattagtatatttcataaaaaatattcttgaaGAAACAAAGTAATCaaagttatgttttttttattattattatctaaaaatacaaactttttttgaaaatggtcaTCTAAGAATACAAACTGTTAAATGTTAATTTCAAGATTGTTTAAAATCAATAGAACATTAGAagttctttatttaaaattatacccAATAATACACCAGTGAAAACAAACACAATTGTAACAATTCAGGTCCAAGAAAACAAATctgaatttttctaaaaataaatcaatctaACTCTTGGGTGCAAACCTAGACTTGATCTTCTTCACTTCCTTTGTTCCAATCTGAAAAGCCTTAGTCAAAACATCATCCTGCACCGGCGGATTAGACCCAAATAAAGTAACACCAATCGATGCAGTTCCCTGAAGTTGACTATTAAATCCGGCAATAGCCACCGCCGGCACATCCCCATTATTCTTCTGAAAATGAACCAATCCTCTAGGAAATACAAACACTTCTCCTTTCTTAATTGTCCTAGCAATAAGCACATTAGCTGTTGTAATGAAACCCACATCTAATTCTCCTTCAAGAACATAAACAATCTCAGTGGCTCGTGGGTGGATGTGCGGTGGGTTTAACCCACCAACCGCATAATCAACTCGAGCCATGGAGACACCTAGGGTGTTTAAACCAGGTATCTTTTGAACATTGGCTAAAGTAACAGTTGCACCCATTGTGTTGTTCGTAGGTGCTGGTTTAGACAAGACATCTGTGAAGAAATCTGAACCATTGAATGCTGATTTACATGGGTAACCATTTACCTTGATAGCTGTTGATAGACATCAaacaatgttatatatatatatttgatggGTATTTCAAAGATCCAAACTTTATCTTCTCAGATTGATTatgaattgaaaaaaatgagagtTTTAAGTAATTACTTGAGTTGAGATCGGCGACGCAGAGATCTTGAAGCATGTCGGGGTCATTAGCGGCGACGGGAGTTGAAATGACGATGAAACAGATCGCTGTCGTGAATAGAACTAGCTTTCTGAGATTTTCCATGGCTGGAGGAGAAATAAAAGTGATGAGATTGATGGAAGAAGATGAAGGGGGGTTATAACTTATAAAGAGATGGGTTTCTTGTAAAACGTGTGTTGGCCGGAGATTCAAGAAGTAGAGAGAGAGTAAAGAATTGAAGAATTTGGTTGACTGTTTGATCTGATCTGGACTAGGGACCGAATTGTTACCATACATTTCGTGGGTTTTACTGATAAGAAATTTAGTCTTTTAAGCCAAGTCAGGTTGGGTTAAGGATTTTTTACCTACCAACCAACCAAGGGtaaaaatttataacaatatttatgtttttgaatgaaCTTGTAGGGTTGTTTGGTTGTGTTTATCCTATTTATATGGTTCTTtgtgtttttgatatgtttctTAATTAAGATGCTTATACTGTTCATGagtatctttttaatttttttttttttttttatatttgggGTTTTAATATTTGGTCACAAacgaaattaaattttattttcgattttccaatttaaatcaatttgaatttaaataaaattttcgaTTTGATTTTCTAGTCGGGTTTGAAATAAAAAgctaattagtttatttttttgttatttattttaatatacattatataaatatgacaggtaatatgtttttttttttttttttttttttttttttttttttttttttttttgttagagttGATaacttaactaaaaaaaataaattttaatttcaaatttgattagaattattcaaattcaaatatgattttgcaatcaaattaaaaaaattaattaggtatTTGATACCAAAAACCTTGAATAAACAAAAAACGAACCCATGGATTATTTGGGAAATATTATGAAATCAACATTTTGTTAAATAGaagaatgataatttaaaattattttgattatatttaatatttaaattcataatgttattattacgaCACTTCATGAGATTTGTTATAAATTGTCGGAGATTTAATAGTTATTTTCTAAatcataatttatgatttagataacttattaagtacatttttttatgtcatgATTTGTAGGTGTGATTAAactatctttttcatttttaatatacatggaatttaaaaaatatatatatttgatatttaaattttataaagaaagaattggatattttatttcatattcaaataattgaatatGAAATAAAGACTTATTGAAAACAAGCATCATATAATTTCCACATGAAACCAGCTGTAGGTAAGTTCGGCACTCAACTCAACTTTGAATAGACAACATGTGGCTACAATGGATTTCCATTTGGCAAAAGTTgaccaaataattttatgaaattaactaataatatttcatatattctttatttattgtttgtatttataaattaataaattgattggTATTCTGATTCACTGAacaaattaagaagaaaataatgaaatcaaataaatagCCCAATGTCATGTTTATTGGACCgaacaatttattaaatataattgcaAAACATAAACTGAGAACCCATTAGTTACCAAGGCTCAATAGCCCATTATGTATTGAGGCCCAATATCACAATAAATATGAAGGCCCAGTATCACATTAAATATGAAGACCTGTAATTAGGATATATGAACTATGAAGTACTTTCAATTTGGgcttttaatatatgaaattttaagtttaatattacTAAAAACTAGTATCTAactttttgaaaacaaataaataaatttaacttgcCATACTTTGTTCTCTTAACCATTTACTTATTAATCTTGATTGTATTATCAATAAGATTAGTGGgctataaattaaattagtttgcACCATTAAAGATATAAGCAagataaaattaagtatatagtGACTATATCATATTACCTGCCATTTTAGTTATGAAGTGATATCTCACCCCAAACCttcatattaatgaaatttaCTCATTTTGATCTATCAACCATCtctttcacatatttaattattgcgAAATGATTGTggagagaatttgagaaagGAAATGTGAAAGAAATTACGTGGACGCAATCTGATTTtctgaaaaattaataaacttttcCAAGTGTGCAATAACATGTCATTTCCTCCACGTTCTCTCTCCCAATTTCTCTTCCCcttgttaattattattgtctCTTTATTCTTAATCGACATTATTAATGTTGTAACTTCTCACTTTAACTAATTACCTTTCACCTATTTACTAATATTTTACCGTCTCGTTTCGATCCAATATTATGCATTATGaacacaattaattaatacgattgttgatttatttttataattttatatatgaatatatataactaatatgactaaaactaaaaataaatattaaactcgtattaaaaaaataatattgtctttcctaatattttctcattttaatcAATCATCTCATCTCGTGGTCATCATTATCGACAATTTACTCTCAAGAATTCCTTGTGATCTCAATTCTAAAACTTTGCACTCAACTATCTCATCTCAAGACGACATTAGAACGAGTCTAGCAACCCATGAGCTAGGCACCCCTTCAGCCCAATGCCCTATTTTTCTTTgtaaaaaattgttttacttTTTCCTTTCCATCTCATGTcccttttatatataattatatattataaaataattaataaaatattatttattaaaaaaagaatgaagtgaataaaaaaataaaatttaaaaaaaggttaaattaaaaaaaaaaataatggtgtatttaataaagtatatagaaaagtaaaataataatttaataaaaaaaaagtttgtgaaaaaaatatgaatataaaaagAGTGAcaagtaaacaaaataattttattttatttaaatatagtataaattgatttttaaatagattgttatatatataatataattatttatattataaaataatcaattaaaataaaattattaatatatatacaattatttattaaaaaatataaagtagaGATAAGAATAAAAGAACTTTTCACATTTATCATTAAAAGGATCGGGTCCTCGGAacccatttgttaaaaatatcaaactatttagttaaatttattataattttaaacataaatggtTGTAGTTTGGTggttcaatatataaatttagactTTGTTCAAATCTCATcgaaagcaaaaaaaaaaaaaaaaagtatgtcAAACTTTTTCTACGGGAACTAAATGCGCATCTTCGGgttcaaatatttcttttagatcaatatatcattggttgaagaaaaatataaagtgtgaggagagagaaattttgttattttttgggTTAATCAAAATACGATACAcgtcattttctttaaaattctccctcacaatcatttctctttaaataatttaaaaaatgttattatactGTCCAGTTATTCTGTccagttattttattaaaataaatagatcaAAACACTATACacaaatctaaaattaaaataatcatcgAAAGACCAATTAAGTTCTTACAGATTTGTATCCTTACCCATTTAAGTAGTATAGTACTATAGGTTGAGGCCATTATAGATCTACTTTTGGAAATAACAcattagatattattattattttttcttttcatgtaattttttgatcagtttaattgtatatattttttaaataatttttttaaaacaaatcaacCAACATATTACAACAATAGCTTACAATGGATTAAGATTTTGTATCAATGGAATGTAACTTAtttctaacaaaatatatatatatatatatatatatatatatatatatatatatatatattattgcatTTGTTGGTTTCTTATGAACCATGATCATGCATATGCTATAATTACTTTTTTGAAAATGGTGGTTAGTTTTCAAAAGTGGGTCCTATTATACACATGGGAGGATCTATTATGCATTTCACTTTCATTCCAtatggaaataaataatattaattaacttacTTGCTTCCTTAATCTATCTCCAATTTTTAGTGATATCAATCTTAAAcctactttattttaaatttcaaatttttttattttttatttttagaaattatttttccaAACAGTTAACATAACCTTTGAAAATAGTACCACATTCTGATCCATTCTTAATTCTTATAAGCTAAAGGTTAGCAGTAGAGggatttaaaattttgaattatttttaaaatcttacaaTTTTACCATTTTACGTTTGGTTAACTAAtctaattttaagtaaatttttacgattttaaatttataataatatgattttacgagtttataaataatttcttttttacaattttacttaaaaatatatatttaaaaattaaaatattaagttattatttatttaaattaattaattaatataattaattttgtaactataaatttttatagtgtttatttacttattattattttttaattaattttatattaaaaaatatttttttttaaattgtctaagtataaaatacttaattatatatataaataataaaaatatataactattatttttaaaattaaactcttacaatTTCATGTAAATTCTAGATTTTACGAATTTACAACTGCCTAACAATTCTatgtaaactctcgattttgacagtcTTGATCATGACTTCAGACTTGTCAGACGTCAAGTTCTACGTCTAGTTAAATTGTTAAATGTGTTTGCAGACTATGTGTTTAATCCGCGAGAACTAGTCGTACTCTAAAAGAGAAGCAGAACCAGCgtttaaaaaaagatttaatGTGTTGCATTACTCATGTGTATATCTATGTTACGACTCATGTGGACTTACGAAAAATTTATACAGTTATCATAAcactaatttcttaaaaaataataatttaattcattatttatttttaaaatcttataaaaataaataaaaaataaattaacatcgATTCACtagttttattcattatttttcgCCCGTTAATATCTTAGCCTCAAAAATTTCTTAACTCTAATTCgtccatttatatatatatatttgaaaatttaacttctcttaattttcttacattttttttttcttgtttttaattttgcatttaattattattattttgtttataattaagATTCCGTTACATCTCACTCACGTCACGCATGACTCCTTTTCCACTGTCGGTAGCCTTGGATTAATTAATGGG includes:
- the LOC124941874 gene encoding rhicadhesin receptor-like, whose protein sequence is MENLRKLVLFTTAICFIVISTPVAANDPDMLQDLCVADLNSTIKVNGYPCKSAFNGSDFFTDVLSKPAPTNNTMGATVTLANVQKIPGLNTLGVSMARVDYAVGGLNPPHIHPRATEIVYVLEGELDVGFITTANVLIARTIKKGEVFVFPRGLVHFQKNNGDVPAVAIAGFNSQLQGTASIGVTLFGSNPPVQDDVLTKAFQIGTKEVKKIKSRFAPKS